The following is a genomic window from Nitrospira sp..
ACCCGCCTGTGGCGCCGCTGGAATTGGCGATAGCTCGATACTCCTCTTTCCTCCTTCCGTCGCCGAGACCGTTACGTGCCTGTACATAACTCGTCTCCGGCTGCCGCAAGTTGTCAATTTTGCCGTCGCTTGTCGGAGAATTACAGCATAAGCCGTCAATATTACACTGTATTCACAAAGTGCTAGCAAGGCATAGCACATGCAAGCATCACACACAATCGGGCCAATTTTGATTAACGACGAGTGGAATCATGCCTAAACTCATTCGCATCGTGATCCAGTTGCCGGAGGAATTGAAGATCCAGCTCGATGGCCTGAAGCAACAGGGCTACACGACCAGCGGCTTTATCCGCGCGGTTCTTGAGCGTGAACTTCAGAAACCGGAGTTCAGGCGGTTCCATGAGAACGGCGGCAGCCATCGCAACGGACAGGGCAAGGCAACGGCCAAGGGCCGGTTCTGACGGCTCGCCGTCTCGCCAGGAGCAGCTTGTGACTCGGTTATCCGATCTCGTTCGAGAACAGTCCAAGGGAGGTCAGGCTCCGAACGCCACTCGTCCGGGTGGGAGCGATGGGGTCCAGCGTTCCTGCACGATCAGCGCAAAGCCGGTCGTCGCGAACGATGATGCCGTGGGGGAATTGTATTCCGAAGCCGAACAGGAGCTGCAGCATCTGATACAGGCCGTCCGTTCCCAGGCCGCCCTACCGATCGATCGATTGACGCAGCTTGCCGCAGACATCGGCAGCCGAATGCAACGGAATGACGACTTACTGGTCCGTGTGCTGGCCGGTCGTCTGGGCCGTCCCCTTGTGCATAACCCGATCAACGTGGCGATTCTGGCGGCGAAGCTGGCTCTTGGTCTGGGGTACGAACCAGAAGCCGTGCAACGGGTGACCCTTGCAGGGCTGCTCCACGACATCGGCATGGGCTTGCTGCCGGAATCGCTGGTCGATAAGGCTGAACCGTTCAGCCGTCAAGATCGCGAACTGCTGGAGCAACATCCGCAGAAGGGCTTCCAGCTGCTGGCCGCGCTCGGCAGTCGGTACGAGTGGTTGGCGACGGTGGTGAAGCAAGAGCATGAACGCTGGGGCGGGCAGGGCTATCCCGGGCGGCTGCAGGGGGCACAGATCCATGAGTACGCACAGATCATCGGATTGGGCGATACCTTGGATGCCATGATCAACCCACGTCCCTATCGGCGCCAGGTGTTGCCGCATTTCGCATTGCGTGACTGTATGGTGAAGATGAAGGGGACCTTCTCGCCGTCTCTCATCAAGACGCTGGTGGACCAGCTCTCGCTGTATCCGCTCGGCACGTTCGTCAGGTTGAACACGGGCGAAGTCGGGGTCGTGAGTCTCTTGAATCGGCGGTATCCGTTACGCCCGCACCTCGCCATCACCCAATTGCCGGGGTCGGACGCGCAAGAGCCGGGCAAGCATGTGGACCTGAGCCAAACATCGAGTCTGTACATCGTCGAAGTGTTGAAACCACAGGACGTCGGGTAGGGACGGAGATGCCGACATCATCACGACGCTACCGTGCGGCTATCCGCTTGATGCTGGTTGCGGCGGCCGTCACCGGTTTGGCAGGTTGTCGCAATCCTGCCCAATCGTCTTTGCCGCCCATGGCCATTTCCGAGGTCAGTGATCCGTTGCCGCCGCTGCCCCGCGGAGACGTGTACCTGGATGAAACCGTCCCCACCGCCGATACCGTGATCGATGTCGGTGATACGCTCGACGTGGTCCTCCGTCGCGGCGCCGGCGAAGAAAAATTCTCCAATGTGGTCCGCGAGTCCGGCAAGGTGTCCCTGTCGTTCGTCGAGGTGTCGGTGTTCGGGCTCACGGCGGCGCAAGCGGAAGCAGCCATTCGGGAGCAGTTCCTCCCTTATGTGCGGGAGCCGAGAGTGCAAGTCGGACTGAAAAAGAAAGCGCTGCGGGTCAAGCGCATTTTCATCTTCGGGGATGTGAAGAAACCGGGAATGTATCCGATGGCCCGTCACATGACGGTCGTCCAAGCCCTTGCTGCGGCCGACAGCTACAACGAAACCGCGTTGCTGGAAGAAATCCGGGTGGTGCGCGGCAATCTGCAACATCCCGAGGTGTACACGGCCGATCTCTCCCGTCTCTATACCTACGGCGACTGGAGTCGGAATGTCGCCCTCGAAGAAAACGACATTGTCTTCGTGCCCCGCGAGCATCTGGGCGATGCGACCGAAGCTGCCAGGAAACTCACGCCGGTAGTCGGAGCCGCCTTGGCGCCCTTCTATCCGGCCATCATCATTCCGACATTCTTTCCCGGTGCCGTAGCCCGTTAACGGGTCACCCGGAGAGGAA
Proteins encoded in this region:
- a CDS encoding diguanylate cyclase/phosphodiesterase (GGDEF & EAL domains) with PAS/PAC sensor(s) produces the protein MTRLSDLVREQSKGGQAPNATRPGGSDGVQRSCTISAKPVVANDDAVGELYSEAEQELQHLIQAVRSQAALPIDRLTQLAADIGSRMQRNDDLLVRVLAGRLGRPLVHNPINVAILAAKLALGLGYEPEAVQRVTLAGLLHDIGMGLLPESLVDKAEPFSRQDRELLEQHPQKGFQLLAALGSRYEWLATVVKQEHERWGGQGYPGRLQGAQIHEYAQIIGLGDTLDAMINPRPYRRQVLPHFALRDCMVKMKGTFSPSLIKTLVDQLSLYPLGTFVRLNTGEVGVVSLLNRRYPLRPHLAITQLPGSDAQEPGKHVDLSQTSSLYIVEVLKPQDVG